The following proteins are co-located in the Escherichia fergusonii ATCC 35469 genome:
- the mglB gene encoding galactose/glucose ABC transporter substrate-binding protein MglB, whose amino-acid sequence MNKKVLTLSAIMASMLFGATAHAADTRIGVTIYKYDDNFMSVVRKAIEQDAKAAPDVQLLMNDSQNDQSKQNDQIDVLLAKGVKALAINLVDPAAAGTVIEKARGQNVPVVFFNKEPSRKALDSYDKAYYVGTDSKESGIIQGDLIAKHWAANQGWDLNKDGQIQFVLLKGEPGHPDAEARTTYVIKELNDKGIKTEQLQLDTAMWDTAQAKDKMDAWLSGPNANKIEVVIANNDAMAMGAVEALKAHNKSSIPVFGVDALPEALALVKSGALAGTVLNDANNQAKATFDLAKNLADGKGAADGTNWKIDNKVVRVPYVGVDKDNLAEFSKK is encoded by the coding sequence ATGAATAAGAAGGTGTTAACCCTGTCTGCAATCATGGCCAGCATGTTATTCGGTGCCACTGCACACGCTGCTGATACCCGTATTGGTGTAACAATCTATAAGTACGACGATAACTTTATGTCTGTTGTGCGCAAGGCTATCGAACAAGATGCGAAAGCCGCGCCAGATGTTCAGCTGCTGATGAATGATTCTCAGAATGACCAGTCCAAGCAGAACGATCAGATCGACGTATTGCTGGCGAAAGGGGTGAAGGCACTGGCAATCAACCTGGTTGACCCGGCAGCTGCGGGTACGGTGATTGAGAAAGCGCGTGGGCAAAACGTGCCGGTGGTTTTCTTTAACAAAGAACCGTCTCGTAAGGCGCTGGATAGCTACGATAAAGCCTACTATGTTGGCACTGACTCCAAAGAGTCCGGCATTATTCAGGGCGATTTGATTGCTAAGCATTGGGCGGCAAACCAGGGTTGGGATCTCAACAAAGACGGTCAGATTCAATTCGTACTGCTGAAAGGTGAACCGGGCCATCCGGATGCAGAAGCACGCACCACTTACGTGATTAAAGAGCTGAACGACAAAGGCATCAAAACTGAACAGTTACAGTTAGATACCGCAATGTGGGATACCGCTCAGGCGAAAGATAAGATGGACGCCTGGCTGTCTGGCCCGAACGCCAACAAAATCGAAGTGGTTATCGCCAACAACGATGCGATGGCAATGGGCGCAGTAGAAGCACTGAAAGCACACAACAAGTCCAGCATTCCGGTGTTTGGCGTCGATGCGCTGCCAGAAGCGCTGGCGCTGGTGAAATCCGGTGCACTGGCGGGCACCGTACTGAACGATGCTAACAACCAGGCGAAAGCGACCTTTGATCTGGCGAAAAACCTGGCCGATGGCAAAGGTGCGGCTGATGGCACCAACTGGAAAATCGACAACAAAGTGGTCCGCGTACCTTATGTTGGCGTAGATAAAGACAACCTGGCTGAATTCAGCAAGAAATAA
- the galS gene encoding HTH-type transcriptional regulator GalS: MITIRDVARQAGVSVATVSRVLNNSVLVSPDTREAVMKAVTLLDYRPNANAQALATQISETIGVVVMDVSDAFFGALVKAVDLVAQQHQKYVLIGNSYHEAEKERHAIEVLIRQRCNALIVHSKALSDEELVQFMEQIPGMVLINRLVPGYAHRCVCLDNCSGARMATRMLLNNGHQRIGYLASSHGIEDDAMRKAGWLSALKERDIVPPDSWIGMGTPDMQGGEAAMVELLGRNLQLSAVFAYNDNMAAGALTALKDNGITIPQHLSIIGFDDIPIARYTDPQLTTVRYPIASMAKMATELALQGAAGTLDLSASHCFMPTLVRRHSVAARQNAAAITN; the protein is encoded by the coding sequence ATGATCACCATACGTGATGTGGCTCGTCAGGCTGGCGTCTCCGTAGCTACGGTTTCCAGGGTGCTAAACAACAGTGTATTAGTCAGCCCTGACACGCGTGAAGCAGTAATGAAAGCGGTAACGCTACTGGATTACCGTCCGAACGCCAATGCTCAGGCGCTGGCGACGCAGATCAGCGAAACCATCGGCGTGGTGGTGATGGACGTGTCAGATGCCTTTTTCGGAGCCCTGGTCAAGGCCGTGGATCTCGTTGCCCAGCAGCACCAGAAATATGTACTGATTGGCAACAGCTACCATGAAGCAGAAAAAGAGCGCCATGCCATTGAGGTGTTAATTCGTCAACGCTGTAATGCTTTGATTGTTCATTCAAAAGCGCTCAGTGATGAGGAACTGGTCCAGTTTATGGAGCAAATACCCGGAATGGTGTTGATTAATCGTCTGGTGCCAGGATATGCACATCGCTGTGTTTGCCTCGATAATTGTAGCGGTGCCAGAATGGCAACCAGAATGTTATTGAACAACGGCCATCAACGTATCGGATACCTTGCCTCCAGTCACGGCATTGAAGATGATGCGATGCGTAAAGCAGGCTGGCTGAGTGCGCTAAAAGAGCGGGATATTGTTCCGCCAGATAGCTGGATTGGTATGGGAACGCCAGACATGCAAGGAGGGGAAGCCGCGATGGTAGAGCTACTGGGGCGCAATTTGCAACTCTCCGCCGTGTTTGCGTATAACGACAATATGGCCGCAGGAGCGCTAACCGCGTTAAAAGACAACGGCATTACCATTCCACAGCATCTTTCTATTATCGGTTTTGACGATATCCCTATCGCCCGATATACCGATCCACAACTGACCACCGTTCGTTATCCCATTGCATCGATGGCAAAAATGGCGACGGAACTGGCATTACAAGGGGCAGCGGGTACGCTGGATCTTTCCGCCAGTCACTGCTTTATGCCCACTCTGGTTCGTCGTCATTCAGTTGCTGCCAGACAGAATGCGGCAGCGATCACTAACTAA
- the yeiB gene encoding DUF418 domain-containing protein YeiB, producing the protein MERNVTLDFVRGVAVLGILLLNISAFGLPKAAYLNPAWYGTITPQDAWTWAFIDLIGQVKFLTLFALLFGAGLQMLLPRGRRWIQSRLTLLVLLGFIHGLLFWDGDILLAYGLVGLICWRLVRDAPSVKSLFNTGVLLYLVGLGVLLLLGMISDSQTSRAWTPDASTLLYEKYWKLHGSAEAIGNRANAVGDSLLALGAQYGWQLAGMMLIGAALMRSGWLKGQYSLRHYRRTGMVLVVIGVVINLPAIILQWRLDWAYRWCAFLLQLPREIGAPFQTVGYAALLFGYWPQLSRFKVVLAIACVGRMALTNYLLQTLICTTLFYQLGLFMQFNRLELLLFVVPVWLANLLFSIIWLHFFRQGPVEWLWRRLTLLSSGATTPNTLR; encoded by the coding sequence ATGGAGCGCAACGTCACGCTCGATTTTGTTCGCGGCGTCGCCGTTCTGGGGATCCTGCTATTAAACATCAGCGCCTTTGGGTTACCAAAGGCGGCTTATCTCAATCCCGCCTGGTACGGCACTATTACGCCGCAAGATGCCTGGACCTGGGCATTTATTGATCTTATCGGGCAGGTTAAATTCCTCACACTTTTTGCATTGCTGTTTGGTGCAGGTTTGCAAATGCTGCTGCCGCGTGGCAGACGTTGGATCCAGTCTCGTTTAACACTGCTGGTTCTGTTGGGATTTATTCACGGGTTATTATTCTGGGATGGCGATATTCTGTTGGCCTACGGTCTGGTGGGGTTGATTTGCTGGCGACTGGTACGCGATGCACCTTCAGTGAAAAGTTTGTTTAATACAGGCGTATTGCTGTATCTGGTGGGATTAGGCGTATTGCTGTTGCTGGGTATGATTTCTGACAGCCAGACCAGCCGCGCCTGGACGCCAGATGCGTCTACCCTCTTGTATGAAAAATACTGGAAACTCCACGGCAGCGCAGAGGCTATTGGGAATCGTGCGAATGCGGTCGGAGACAGTCTACTGGCGTTAGGTGCGCAGTACGGCTGGCAGCTGGCGGGGATGATGTTGATTGGCGCAGCATTGATGCGCAGCGGGTGGCTGAAAGGGCAATACAGTCTGCGTCATTATCGCCGAACGGGAATGGTGCTGGTGGTGATTGGTGTTGTCATCAACTTACCTGCGATCATATTGCAGTGGCGACTGGACTGGGCGTATCGCTGGTGCGCGTTTTTATTGCAGCTCCCGCGCGAGATTGGTGCGCCGTTTCAGACCGTGGGTTATGCGGCATTATTGTTTGGTTATTGGCCGCAGCTCAGCCGCTTTAAAGTGGTACTGGCAATTGCCTGTGTAGGACGGATGGCGCTGACGAATTACCTGTTACAAACATTAATTTGTACCACGCTGTTTTACCAGCTCGGTCTGTTTATGCAGTTTAACCGCCTGGAACTACTGTTATTTGTTGTTCCGGTATGGCTGGCGAATCTTCTTTTCTCCATTATTTGGTTGCATTTCTTTCGGCAGGGACCCGTTGAATGGCTCTGGCGTCGTTTAACCCTGCTATCATCAGGGGCAACAACTCCCAATACACTCAGATAA
- the folE gene encoding GTP cyclohydrolase I FolE, which translates to MPSLSKEAALVHEALVARGLETPLRPPVHEMDNETRKSLIAGHMTEIMQLLNLDLADDSLMETPHRIAKMYVDEIFSGLDYANFPKITLIENKMKVDEMVTVRDITLTSTCEHHFVTIDGKATVAYIPKDSVIGLSKINRIVQFFAQRPQVQERLTQQILIALQTLLGTNNVAVSIDAVHYCVKARGIRDATSATTTTSLGGLFKSSQNTRHEFLRAVRHHN; encoded by the coding sequence ATGCCATCACTCAGTAAAGAAGCGGCCCTGGTTCATGAAGCGCTGGTTGCGCGAGGACTGGAAACACCGCTGCGCCCGCCCGTGCATGAAATGGATAACGAAACGCGCAAAAGCCTTATCGCCGGTCATATGACGGAAATCATGCAGTTGCTGAATCTCGACCTGGCTGATGACAGTTTGATGGAAACACCACATCGCATTGCCAAAATGTATGTCGATGAAATTTTCTCCGGTCTTGATTACGCCAATTTCCCGAAAATCACCCTTATTGAAAACAAAATGAAGGTCGATGAAATGGTTACCGTGCGCGATATCACCCTGACCAGCACCTGTGAACACCATTTTGTTACCATTGATGGCAAAGCGACGGTGGCCTATATCCCGAAAGACTCGGTCATTGGCCTGTCAAAAATTAACCGTATCGTGCAGTTCTTTGCTCAGCGTCCGCAAGTGCAGGAACGCCTGACTCAACAAATTCTCATTGCGTTACAAACGCTGCTGGGTACCAATAACGTGGCTGTCTCTATTGACGCGGTGCATTACTGCGTGAAAGCGCGTGGTATCCGCGATGCAACCAGTGCCACGACAACGACCTCTCTTGGTGGATTGTTCAAATCCAGTCAGAATACGCGCCACGAGTTTCTGCGCGCTGTGCGTCATCACAACTGA
- the yeiG gene encoding S-formylglutathione hydrolase: MELLEEHRCFEGWQQRWRHDSRILNCAMTFSIFLPPPRDNTPPPVLYWLSGLTCNDENFTTKAGAQRVAAELGIVLVMPDTSPRGEQVANNDGYDLGQGAGFYLNATQPPWATHYRMYDYLRDELPELIQSQFNVSDRCAISGHSMGGHGALIMALKNPGKYASVSAFAPIVNPCSVPWGIKAFSTYLGEDKNAWLEWDSCALMYASNAQDAIPTLIDQGDNDQFLADQLQPAVLAEAARQKAWPMTLRIQPGYDHSYYFIASFIEDHLRFHAQHLLK; encoded by the coding sequence ATGGAATTGCTCGAAGAGCACCGCTGTTTTGAAGGCTGGCAACAACGCTGGCGGCACGACTCCCGAATCTTAAACTGTGCGATGACGTTTAGTATCTTTTTGCCACCGCCCCGCGATAACACCCCGCCACCAGTGTTGTACTGGCTTTCAGGGTTAACCTGCAATGACGAGAACTTCACTACCAAGGCGGGGGCCCAGCGCGTGGCGGCGGAACTGGGGATTGTGCTGGTGATGCCTGACACCAGCCCGCGCGGCGAACAGGTTGCCAACAACGACGGCTACGATTTAGGCCAGGGCGCAGGCTTTTATCTTAATGCCACGCAACCACCGTGGGCGACGCACTATCGGATGTATGATTATCTGCGCGATGAATTACCTGAGTTGATTCAGTCGCAATTTAACGTCAGCGATCGCTGCGCTATCAGCGGCCATTCGATGGGCGGTCACGGTGCATTGATTATGGCGCTAAAAAACCCAGGCAAATACGCCAGCGTTTCCGCCTTTGCGCCGATTGTGAATCCATGCAGCGTACCCTGGGGCATTAAAGCGTTTAGCACCTATTTAGGTGAGGACAAAAATGCATGGCTGGAATGGGACAGTTGTGCGTTGATGTACGCCAGCAATGCGCAGGATGCAATCCCGACACTGATTGATCAGGGCGATAACGATCAGTTTCTTGCCGACCAGCTACAACCTGCGGTGCTGGCGGAAGCCGCCCGTCAAAAAGCATGGCCGATGACACTGCGTATTCAGCCGGGATATGATCACAGTTACTACTTCATCGCCTCTTTTATAGAGGATCATCTGCGCTTCCATGCGCAGCATTTACTGAAGTAA
- the cirA gene encoding catecholate siderophore receptor CirA: protein MFRLNPFVRVGLCLSAISCAWPVLAVDSDGETMVVTASSIEQNLKDAPASISVITQEDLQRKPVQNLKDVLKEVPGVQLTNEGDNRKGVSIRGLDSSYTLILVDGKRVNSRNAVFRHNDFDLNWIPVDSIERIEVVRGPMSSLYGSDALGGVVNIITKKIGQKWAGTVTVDTTIQEHRDRGDTYNGQFFTSGPLIDGVLGMKAYGSLAKREKDDPQNSTTTDTGETPRIEGFSSRDGNVEFAWTPNQNHDFTAGYGFDRQDRDSDSLDKNRLERQNYSVSHNGRWDYGTSELKYYGEKVENKNPGNSSPITSESNTVDGKYTLPLTAINQFVTFGGEWRHDKLSDAVNLTGGTSTKTSASQYALFVEDEWRIFEPLSLTTGVRMDDHETYGEHWSPRAYLVYNATDTVTVKGGWATAFKAPSLLQLSPDWTSNSCRGACKIVGSPDLKPETSESWELGLYYLGEEGWLEGVESSVTVFRNDVKDRISISRTSDVNAAPGYQNFVGFTADGVPVFSYYNVNKARIQGVETELKIPFNDEWKLSLNYTYNDGRDVSNGENKPLSDLPFHTANGTLDWKPLALEDWSFYVSGHYTGQKRADSATAKTPGGYTIWNTGAAWQVTKDVKLRAGVLNLGDKDLSRDDYSYNEDGRRYFMAVDYRF from the coding sequence ATGTTTAGGTTGAACCCTTTCGTACGGGTCGGGCTATGTTTGTCCGCAATTTCTTGTGCATGGCCTGTGTTAGCGGTTGATAGCGATGGCGAAACGATGGTTGTCACCGCCTCTTCCATTGAACAAAACCTCAAAGATGCACCTGCGAGTATTAGCGTTATTACTCAGGAAGATTTGCAGCGTAAACCTGTTCAGAATCTGAAAGATGTCCTCAAAGAAGTGCCAGGCGTACAACTGACGAACGAAGGTGACAACCGCAAGGGTGTCAGTATTCGTGGTCTCGACAGCAGCTACACGCTGATTCTTGTCGATGGTAAACGCGTTAACTCCCGCAATGCCGTCTTCCGCCATAATGATTTCGATCTGAACTGGATCCCGGTCGATTCCATCGAACGTATTGAAGTGGTCCGTGGCCCGATGTCTTCGCTGTACGGTTCCGATGCACTTGGCGGTGTGGTGAATATCATCACTAAAAAAATCGGCCAAAAATGGGCAGGCACAGTAACCGTCGATACCACCATTCAGGAACATCGCGATCGCGGTGATACCTATAACGGCCAGTTCTTTACCAGCGGACCATTGATTGATGGCGTGCTGGGAATGAAAGCTTACGGCAGCCTGGCAAAACGTGAAAAGGATGATCCACAAAATTCAACCACCACCGATACCGGAGAAACACCACGTATTGAAGGATTCTCCAGCCGCGACGGCAATGTTGAATTTGCCTGGACACCGAATCAAAATCACGATTTTACTGCCGGATACGGTTTTGACCGTCAGGATCGTGATTCCGACTCGCTGGACAAAAACCGCCTCGAACGCCAGAACTACTCTGTCAGCCATAATGGTCGCTGGGATTACGGTACCAGCGAACTGAAATATTACGGCGAGAAAGTTGAGAACAAAAACCCTGGTAACAGCAGTCCGATCACTTCCGAAAGTAATACCGTCGATGGCAAATACACGTTGCCGCTGACGGCGATTAATCAGTTTGTCACGTTTGGCGGTGAATGGCGTCACGACAAACTTAGCGATGCGGTAAACCTGACTGGTGGTACCAGCACCAAAACATCTGCCAGCCAGTACGCGCTGTTTGTTGAAGATGAATGGCGGATCTTCGAACCGTTGTCACTGACTACCGGCGTACGTATGGACGATCATGAAACCTACGGTGAACACTGGAGTCCGCGTGCCTACCTGGTTTATAACGCCACCGATACTGTAACGGTGAAAGGGGGCTGGGCGACGGCATTTAAAGCGCCTTCTCTGTTGCAACTTAGCCCTGACTGGACGAGCAATTCCTGCCGTGGGGCATGTAAGATTGTGGGTAGCCCGGATCTGAAACCTGAAACCAGCGAAAGCTGGGAGCTGGGGCTGTACTACCTGGGTGAAGAGGGCTGGCTGGAAGGGGTGGAATCCAGCGTGACCGTTTTCCGTAACGATGTGAAAGATCGTATCAGCATCAGCCGTACGTCTGACGTCAATGCTGCACCGGGCTACCAAAACTTTGTTGGTTTTACAGCGGACGGTGTGCCGGTATTCAGCTACTACAACGTTAACAAAGCACGTATTCAGGGCGTGGAAACCGAACTGAAAATTCCGTTCAACGATGAATGGAAACTGTCACTCAACTACACCTACAACGATGGTCGTGATGTCAGCAACGGCGAAAATAAACCGCTATCCGATCTGCCGTTCCATACTGCTAACGGTACGCTGGACTGGAAACCGCTGGCGCTGGAAGACTGGTCATTCTATGTTTCTGGTCACTATACCGGGCAGAAACGAGCAGACAGCGCGACGGCTAAAACACCGGGCGGCTATACCATCTGGAATACCGGCGCGGCCTGGCAGGTGACCAAAGACGTCAAACTGCGTGCGGGCGTGCTGAACCTGGGTGACAAGGATCTCAGTCGTGACGACTACAGCTATAACGAAGATGGACGTCGTTACTTTATGGCTGTGGATTATCGCTTCTGA
- the lysP gene encoding lysine-specific permease, whose product MVSETKTTEAPGLRRELKARHLTMIAIGGSIGTGLFVASGATISQAGPGGALLSYILIGLMVYFLMTSLGELAAYMPVSGSFATYGQNYVEEGFGFALGWNYWYNWAVTIAVDLVAAQLVMSWWFPDTPGWIWSALFLGVIFLLNYISVRGFGEAEYWFSLIKVATVVIFIIVGVMMIIGIFKGAQPAGWSNWTIGEAPFAGGFAAMIGVAMIVGFSFQGTELIGIAAGESEDPAKNIPRAVRQVFWRILLFYVFAILIISLIIPYTDPSLLRNDVKDISVSPFTLVFQHAGLLSAAAVMNAVILTAVLSAGNSGMYASTRMLYTLACDGKAPRIFAKLSRGGVPRNALYATTVIAGLCFLTSMFGNQTVYLWLLNTSGMTGFIAWLGIAISHYRFRRGYVLQGHDINDLPYRSGFFPLGPIFAFVLCLIITLGQNYEAFLKDTIDWGGVAATYIGIPLFLAIWFGYKLIKGTHFVRYSEMKFPQNDNK is encoded by the coding sequence ATGGTTTCCGAAACTAAAACTACAGAAGCGCCCGGTTTACGCCGTGAGTTAAAGGCGCGCCACCTGACGATGATTGCCATTGGCGGTTCCATCGGTACAGGTCTTTTTGTTGCTTCTGGTGCAACGATTTCTCAGGCGGGCCCAGGTGGCGCGCTGCTCTCATATATTCTGATAGGTCTGATGGTTTACTTCCTGATGACCAGTCTCGGTGAACTGGCTGCATATATGCCGGTTTCCGGTTCGTTTGCCACTTACGGTCAGAACTATGTTGAAGAAGGCTTTGGCTTCGCGTTGGGCTGGAACTACTGGTACAACTGGGCGGTAACTATCGCTGTTGACCTGGTAGCTGCGCAGCTGGTCATGAGCTGGTGGTTCCCGGATACGCCCGGTTGGATCTGGAGTGCCTTGTTCCTTGGCGTTATCTTCCTGCTGAACTACATCTCTGTTCGTGGCTTTGGTGAAGCTGAATACTGGTTCTCACTTATCAAAGTTGCCACTGTGGTTATCTTTATCATCGTCGGTGTAATGATGATTATTGGTATCTTCAAAGGCGCACAGCCGGCGGGCTGGAGCAACTGGACGATAGGCGAGGCACCGTTTGCCGGTGGTTTTGCGGCGATGATCGGTGTGGCGATGATTGTCGGCTTCTCCTTCCAGGGAACAGAGTTGATCGGTATTGCAGCTGGCGAATCTGAAGATCCGGCGAAAAACATTCCGCGCGCGGTGCGTCAGGTGTTCTGGCGAATCCTGCTGTTCTATGTGTTCGCGATTCTGATCATCAGCCTGATCATTCCTTACACTGATCCGAGCCTGCTGCGTAACGATGTGAAAGATATTAGCGTTAGCCCGTTCACCCTGGTGTTCCAGCACGCGGGGCTGCTCTCTGCGGCGGCAGTGATGAACGCGGTCATTCTGACGGCAGTACTGTCAGCGGGTAACTCCGGGATGTATGCATCTACCCGTATGCTGTATACCCTGGCCTGTGACGGTAAAGCGCCGCGTATTTTCGCTAAACTGTCGCGTGGTGGCGTGCCGCGTAACGCTCTGTATGCGACAACGGTGATCGCGGGTCTGTGCTTTCTGACATCTATGTTCGGTAACCAGACAGTTTACTTATGGCTGCTGAACACCTCCGGGATGACAGGTTTCATCGCCTGGCTGGGGATTGCAATTAGCCATTATCGCTTCCGTCGCGGTTATGTATTGCAGGGTCATGATATTAACGATCTGCCATACCGTTCTGGTTTCTTCCCGCTGGGGCCGATCTTCGCATTTGTACTGTGCCTGATCATCACTCTGGGTCAGAACTACGAAGCGTTCCTGAAAGACACCATCGACTGGGGCGGCGTAGCGGCGACGTATATCGGTATTCCGCTGTTCCTGGCTATCTGGTTTGGTTACAAGTTGATTAAAGGAACACACTTTGTGCGTTACAGCGAAATGAAGTTCCCGCAGAACGACAACAAATAA
- the yieE gene encoding DNA-binding transcriptional regulator YeiE: MHITLRQLEVFTEVLKSGSTTQASAMLALSQSAVSAALTDLEGQLGVQLFDRVGKRLVVNEHGRLLYPRALALLERAIEIEQLFRGDNGAIRIFASSTIGNYILPEVIARYRQDYPELPLELSVGNSQEVIQAVLDFRVDIGLIEGPCHSTEIISEPWLEDELVVFASPSSPLAQGPVTLEQLANAPWILRERGSGTREIVDYLLLSHLPKFQMAMELGNSEAIKHAVRHGLGISCLSRRVIEEQLQAGTLSEVAVPLPRLMRTMWRIHHRQKHLSNALQRFLSYCTKP; this comes from the coding sequence ATGCACATCACTCTGCGGCAGTTAGAAGTATTCACTGAAGTTTTAAAAAGCGGATCAACGACTCAGGCGTCGGCAATGCTGGCGTTATCACAGTCGGCGGTAAGCGCGGCCTTAACCGATCTGGAAGGGCAGCTTGGTGTTCAGCTCTTTGACCGTGTCGGTAAGCGACTAGTGGTTAATGAACACGGGCGTTTGCTCTACCCGCGTGCGCTGGCATTGCTGGAGCGGGCAATTGAGATCGAACAATTATTTCGTGGCGACAACGGTGCGATCCGTATATTTGCCAGTAGTACTATTGGCAACTATATATTGCCGGAGGTAATTGCTCGCTATCGTCAGGACTACCCGGAGTTACCGCTGGAGCTGAGCGTTGGCAATAGCCAGGAGGTGATCCAGGCCGTACTCGATTTTCGTGTTGATATCGGTCTGATTGAAGGTCCGTGCCACAGTACCGAGATAATTTCGGAACCGTGGCTGGAAGACGAACTTGTCGTTTTTGCCTCCCCGTCATCACCGTTAGCTCAAGGTCCGGTAACATTAGAACAACTGGCTAATGCGCCATGGATCCTGCGTGAACGCGGTTCAGGAACACGGGAGATTGTTGATTATCTGTTGTTATCGCATCTGCCGAAGTTCCAGATGGCAATGGAGCTTGGCAACTCAGAAGCCATTAAGCACGCCGTGCGTCATGGTCTGGGAATCAGCTGCTTGTCACGGCGTGTAATTGAAGAACAATTGCAGGCTGGCACGCTAAGTGAAGTGGCAGTGCCGTTGCCACGCCTGATGCGCACTATGTGGCGCATTCATCATCGGCAGAAACACCTTTCAAATGCGCTACAACGGTTTTTAAGTTATTGCACCAAACCTTGA
- a CDS encoding YeiH family protein has protein sequence MSNITLQNHRRTVWHFIPGLALSAVITGAALWGGSIPAVAGAGFSALTLAILLGMVLGNTIYPHIWKSCDGGVLFAKQYLLRLGIILYGFRLTFSQIADVGISGIIIDVLTLSSTFLLACFLGQKVFGLDKHTSWLIGAGSSICGAAAVLATEPVVKAEASKVTVAVATVVIFGTVAIFLYPAIYPLMTQWFSPETFGIYIGSTVHEVAQVVAAGHAISPDAENAAVISKMLRVMMLAPFLILLAARVKQLSGANSGEKSKITIPWFAILFIVVAIFNSFHLLPQSVVNMLVTLDTFLLAMAMAALGLTTHVSALKKAGAKPLLMALVLFAWLIVGGAAINFVIQSIIA, from the coding sequence ATGTCAAATATCACCTTACAGAATCATCGTCGTACAGTGTGGCATTTTATACCGGGGCTTGCCCTGAGTGCAGTGATTACCGGGGCCGCCCTGTGGGGTGGTTCCATTCCCGCGGTTGCGGGTGCCGGGTTTAGTGCCCTCACCCTCGCAATTTTGTTGGGGATGGTTTTAGGCAACACCATCTATCCGCACATCTGGAAAAGCTGTGACGGTGGTGTGCTGTTTGCCAAGCAATATTTATTACGTCTGGGTATCATTCTTTATGGCTTCCGTCTGACGTTCTCGCAAATTGCCGATGTTGGTATCAGTGGGATCATCATTGACGTGCTGACGCTGTCCAGTACCTTCCTGCTGGCTTGCTTCCTGGGGCAGAAAGTGTTTGGTTTGGATAAGCATACCAGCTGGTTGATCGGTGCCGGTAGCAGTATCTGTGGTGCTGCAGCGGTACTGGCGACTGAGCCGGTAGTGAAAGCGGAAGCCAGTAAAGTAACCGTGGCTGTTGCAACCGTCGTTATCTTCGGGACCGTCGCGATTTTCCTCTATCCGGCGATATATCCGCTGATGACTCAATGGTTTAGCCCGGAAACTTTCGGTATCTACATTGGTTCTACTGTGCACGAAGTGGCGCAGGTGGTGGCAGCAGGTCATGCCATCAGCCCGGATGCAGAAAACGCAGCAGTTATTTCCAAAATGCTGCGCGTGATGATGCTGGCTCCGTTCCTCATCCTGCTGGCGGCGCGTGTTAAACAGCTGTCTGGGGCGAACAGCGGCGAGAAAAGCAAAATCACTATTCCGTGGTTTGCCATCTTGTTCATCGTAGTTGCCATCTTTAACTCGTTCCACCTGTTACCGCAGAGCGTGGTGAACATGTTGGTAACGCTGGATACCTTCCTGCTGGCAATGGCGATGGCGGCGCTGGGTCTGACCACTCACGTCAGCGCGCTGAAAAAAGCCGGGGCAAAACCTCTGCTGATGGCACTGGTACTGTTTGCCTGGCTGATTGTTGGTGGTGCTGCGATTAACTTTGTAATTCAAAGCATCATCGCATAA